The Streptomyces sp. NBC_01197 genome window below encodes:
- a CDS encoding VgrG-related protein, producing the protein MTKIGYSNVLHVTIGGAPLTKELASLLVAGWVDFGAGVPGSFQLTFRDPKKKVLSDSGADIGKKIVIAPVADGQGAQSPLITGEITGLEVDYDGTGTMTVIRGYDGGHRMLRQRRVVGYRNMTASDIARKLAGQDSLKIGKIDATKGIYEYITQANVTDWDFLCRLADENERVMSVDSEGEFQFAKADKASGAPPVSTPSEKSPYVLESGVDILRCRAAVTSADQVATAEARGWDVTAKRDIVGKSPATSNPGISIGTTPAKASSKFGPATIVETDTPYDKQNEVKNAASALADDITAAFAELEVTVRGNPKLRPGVPVALADVGDPFEGKYTVTAARHSFGDGRHYETFLTVSGRQWRSLYGLTSGGQSPSARLPSVANALVTDIKDPLKQGRVKLRFPWLDDTYTSDWTRTVQFGGFKGGGIIAPDAGDEVLVGFDRGALDHPFVIGGLYNGKDKPGSNDVQPYDRTSGRATRHTLADRNRNRVDLLDERVGGKRGVRISSGDDRLTINLDRTKTEITIDSKGSVTIKGTRSVSVEAGKDLSLKAGGKISIRSGGILDMQGSIINAKAVGALNMEAGGELGLNAVGLATISGEGSLQLSAIANIGIKAATVMMAGVVTANDLPVV; encoded by the coding sequence ATGACCAAGATCGGCTACTCCAATGTCCTCCATGTCACCATCGGCGGGGCGCCGTTGACGAAGGAGCTCGCATCGCTCCTCGTCGCCGGGTGGGTCGACTTCGGTGCGGGTGTGCCAGGCTCCTTCCAGCTCACCTTCCGCGACCCCAAGAAGAAGGTGCTCTCCGACTCCGGCGCCGACATCGGCAAAAAGATCGTCATCGCGCCGGTCGCCGACGGCCAGGGGGCCCAGTCCCCGCTGATCACCGGTGAGATCACCGGCCTGGAGGTCGACTACGACGGCACCGGCACCATGACGGTCATCCGTGGCTACGACGGCGGCCACCGGATGCTGCGGCAGCGGCGGGTGGTCGGGTACCGGAACATGACCGCGTCCGACATCGCGCGCAAGCTCGCCGGTCAGGACAGTCTGAAGATCGGCAAGATCGACGCCACGAAGGGCATCTACGAGTACATCACCCAGGCCAACGTCACCGACTGGGACTTCCTGTGCCGGCTCGCCGACGAGAACGAGCGGGTGATGTCCGTCGACTCCGAGGGCGAGTTCCAGTTCGCCAAGGCCGACAAGGCGTCCGGCGCCCCGCCGGTCAGCACGCCGAGTGAGAAGAGCCCGTACGTCCTGGAGTCCGGGGTCGACATCCTGCGCTGCCGCGCCGCTGTCACCTCCGCCGACCAGGTTGCCACCGCCGAGGCGCGCGGCTGGGACGTGACGGCCAAGCGCGACATCGTCGGCAAGTCGCCCGCCACGTCCAACCCGGGGATCTCCATCGGGACCACGCCCGCGAAGGCCAGCAGCAAGTTCGGGCCCGCGACCATCGTCGAGACGGACACCCCGTACGACAAGCAGAACGAGGTGAAGAACGCGGCTTCGGCCCTCGCCGACGACATCACCGCGGCCTTCGCCGAGCTGGAGGTGACGGTCCGCGGCAATCCCAAGCTGCGGCCCGGCGTCCCGGTCGCGCTCGCCGATGTCGGCGACCCGTTCGAGGGCAAGTACACGGTGACCGCCGCCCGCCACTCGTTCGGCGACGGCCGGCACTACGAGACGTTCCTGACGGTCAGCGGCCGCCAGTGGCGTTCGCTGTACGGGCTCACATCGGGCGGCCAGAGCCCGTCGGCCCGGCTGCCCAGCGTCGCCAACGCGCTGGTCACCGACATCAAGGACCCGCTGAAGCAGGGCAGGGTCAAGCTGCGCTTCCCGTGGCTCGACGACACGTACACCAGCGACTGGACCCGTACGGTGCAGTTCGGCGGGTTCAAGGGCGGCGGCATCATCGCGCCCGACGCCGGTGACGAGGTGCTGGTGGGCTTCGACCGGGGCGCCCTGGACCACCCGTTCGTGATCGGCGGCCTCTACAACGGCAAGGACAAGCCGGGCAGCAACGACGTCCAGCCGTACGACCGCACCAGCGGCCGGGCCACCCGCCACACGCTGGCCGACCGCAACCGCAACCGGGTCGACCTGCTCGACGAACGGGTGGGCGGCAAACGCGGGGTCCGTATCAGCAGCGGCGACGACCGGCTTACCATCAACCTGGACCGCACCAAGACCGAGATAACCATCGACAGCAAGGGCTCCGTCACCATCAAGGGCACCCGGTCGGTGTCCGTCGAGGCGGGCAAGGACCTTTCGTTGAAGGCGGGCGGCAAGATCTCGATCAGGAGCGGGGGCATCCTCGACATGCAGGGGTCGATCATCAATGCCAAGGCCGTCGGCGCGTTGAACATGGAAGCGGGAGGCGAGTTGGGCCTGAACGCCGTCGGCCTGGCCACCATCTCCGGTGAGGGCAGCCTCCAGCTCAGCGCGATCGCGAACATCGGCATCAAGGCCGCCACCGTGATGATGGCGGGCGTCGTCACCGCCAACGACCTGCCGGTGGTCTGA
- a CDS encoding CIS tube protein gives MASTGGKGGKGGAGKSLVRATLAIHQPPVGYSTTPGGLIRTFNFDFNPSQLALSRRAQWKTTPTAAVRDGAVPEFMGPEPREMTVEVFLDTSDEPDSNDVRKNVEALFSCCEVTSASIAAKQPSTPWVVFQWGAFSTARFTAYVSSVDASYSLFSTTGVPIRATCQVHLHEIPSKTAGQNPTSGALTARRVHRVVAGDSLQFLAWREYGDATVWRTIAEANGIDDPGQLSPGTELMLPAAEEVGH, from the coding sequence ATGGCGAGCACCGGAGGCAAGGGCGGTAAGGGCGGCGCGGGCAAGAGCCTGGTACGTGCGACGCTCGCGATCCACCAGCCGCCCGTCGGCTACAGCACCACGCCGGGCGGGCTGATCCGCACGTTCAACTTCGACTTCAACCCGTCCCAGCTGGCGCTGAGCCGCCGCGCCCAGTGGAAGACGACCCCCACGGCGGCGGTGCGCGACGGCGCTGTGCCGGAGTTCATGGGGCCCGAACCCCGTGAGATGACCGTCGAGGTGTTCCTGGACACCTCGGACGAGCCGGACAGCAACGACGTCCGCAAGAACGTCGAAGCGCTCTTCTCCTGCTGCGAGGTCACCTCGGCCAGCATCGCGGCGAAGCAGCCGTCGACACCGTGGGTGGTCTTCCAGTGGGGCGCTTTCTCCACCGCGCGCTTCACCGCGTACGTCAGCTCGGTCGACGCCTCGTACAGCCTCTTCAGCACCACGGGTGTCCCGATCCGCGCCACCTGCCAGGTGCATCTGCACGAGATCCCGAGCAAGACCGCCGGGCAGAACCCCACGTCGGGCGCGCTCACCGCACGCCGGGTGCACCGGGTCGTCGCGGGTGACTCGCTCCAGTTCCTCGCCTGGCGCGAGTACGGGGACGCCACCGTCTGGCGGACCATCGCCGAGGCCAACGGCATCGACGACCCGGGGCAGTTGAGCCCGGGCACCGAACTCATGCTCCCCGCCGCCGAAGAGGTCGGCCACTGA
- a CDS encoding phage tail protein, whose protein sequence is MPQDQDPGSTIFFSLSIDGESLGTFNGCEGLSSQVEIEQRQEGGNNGFVWQLPSRVTFSNITLTRPLTPDTSKVAAWISSITTGVTRPTAQISALRADGSLVARWGLIDVLPVSWRGPSLNPSNPSVAVETLEITHHGFTD, encoded by the coding sequence ATGCCCCAGGACCAGGATCCCGGCTCCACCATCTTCTTCAGCCTGTCCATCGACGGAGAGAGCCTGGGCACGTTCAACGGCTGCGAAGGGCTCTCCTCCCAGGTGGAGATCGAGCAGCGGCAGGAGGGCGGCAACAACGGCTTCGTCTGGCAGTTGCCGTCCCGGGTCACTTTCTCCAACATCACGCTGACCCGCCCGCTCACCCCGGACACCTCGAAGGTCGCGGCCTGGATCTCCTCCATCACCACCGGTGTCACCCGGCCCACCGCGCAGATCTCCGCGCTGCGCGCCGACGGTTCGCTGGTGGCCCGCTGGGGACTGATCGATGTGCTGCCGGTGAGCTGGCGGGGTCCGTCGCTGAACCCGTCGAACCCTTCGGTGGCCGTCGAGACGCTGGAGATCACCCACCACGGATTCACGGACTAG
- a CDS encoding DUF6760 family protein: MTYATERVHEEIAYIAYHFHWSLEDILDLEHRDRRQYAEQIATLVTRASAER, from the coding sequence GTGACGTACGCGACCGAACGTGTCCACGAGGAGATCGCGTACATCGCCTACCACTTCCACTGGAGCCTGGAGGACATCCTGGACCTCGAACACCGCGACCGGCGCCAGTATGCAGAGCAGATCGCCACGCTCGTGACCCGCGCGTCGGCGGAGCGGTAA
- a CDS encoding phage tail protein, whose amino-acid sequence MSLMPGDSLTSHNFGLQIDGVMVEYLQEVNGLDMTQDVIEFQQVSSNGQPITKKLPGVKKAGEATVVRGMTQSKSFNDWINASVRGDMGSARKNASIIVMDYQNSPVKRYHLRNAWCSKVSASTVKAGEASALTETVTITYEEMIME is encoded by the coding sequence ATGAGCCTCATGCCTGGCGATTCGCTCACTTCACATAATTTCGGCCTTCAGATCGACGGCGTCATGGTCGAGTACCTCCAGGAGGTCAACGGCCTGGACATGACGCAGGACGTCATCGAGTTCCAGCAGGTCTCTTCGAACGGCCAGCCCATCACCAAGAAGCTGCCCGGCGTGAAGAAGGCGGGGGAGGCCACGGTCGTCCGCGGCATGACCCAGTCCAAGTCCTTCAACGACTGGATCAACGCCTCCGTACGCGGTGACATGGGTTCGGCCCGTAAGAACGCCTCCATCATCGTGATGGACTACCAGAACAGCCCCGTGAAGCGTTACCACCTCCGCAACGCCTGGTGCAGCAAGGTCTCGGCCAGCACGGTCAAGGCCGGCGAGGCCTCGGCCCTCACCGAGACCGTCACGATCACCTACGAAGAAATGATCATGGAGTAA
- a CDS encoding phage tail sheath family protein, protein MPSYLSPGVYVEEVASGSRPIEGVGTSVAAFVGLAPVGPLNEPTLVTNWTQYVASFGEFTDGYYLAHSVYGFFNNGGSAAYVVRVGGTPGGIPGEEEQSPAAVAGRRAPAALPPGEPKQLGTFAVSAIAPGESGSISVEVADSEGPADRFKLIVKDGEKVAESFDVSAKKGNRNYVVTQVKERSKLILLQEDAAAAQVARPDNQTVALAAPPAAPATPAPVEQQQTEQVRIGDYLGDSADRTGFGGLEAVDEISMVAVPDLMAAYQRGAIDLEAVKAVQLGLIAHCELMGDRLAVIDPPPGLNARQIRVWRQETAGYDSKYAALYYPWIKVFDPAGGQTRLIPPSGHVSGIWARNDFERGVHKAPANEVVRGAVDLEMQITRGEQDLLNPLGINCIRAFPGRGIRIWGARTLSSDPAWRYLNVRRYFNYLEESILTGTQWVVFEPNDQALWARIRRNISAFMVTEWRNGALFGATPEDAYYVKCDAETNPPESVDLGRVICEIGVSPVKPAEFVIFRLAQFSSGGGELEE, encoded by the coding sequence ATGCCGTCTTACCTGTCACCAGGTGTGTACGTGGAGGAGGTGGCCAGCGGCTCCCGTCCGATCGAGGGGGTGGGCACCTCGGTCGCCGCCTTTGTCGGTCTCGCGCCCGTTGGGCCGCTGAACGAGCCGACGCTGGTGACCAACTGGACGCAGTACGTCGCGTCGTTCGGTGAGTTCACCGACGGCTATTACCTGGCGCACTCGGTCTACGGTTTCTTCAACAACGGCGGCTCGGCCGCCTATGTGGTCCGCGTCGGTGGAACCCCCGGCGGGATTCCCGGCGAGGAGGAGCAGAGCCCCGCGGCCGTCGCAGGACGTCGCGCGCCGGCCGCGCTGCCGCCGGGCGAGCCGAAGCAGCTCGGCACCTTCGCCGTGTCGGCGATCGCGCCCGGCGAGAGCGGCTCCATCAGCGTCGAGGTCGCGGACTCCGAGGGGCCCGCCGACCGCTTCAAGCTGATCGTCAAGGACGGCGAGAAGGTCGCGGAGTCCTTCGACGTGTCGGCCAAGAAGGGCAACCGCAACTACGTTGTCACGCAGGTCAAGGAGCGCTCGAAGCTGATCCTCCTCCAGGAGGACGCCGCTGCCGCGCAGGTCGCCAGGCCGGACAACCAGACGGTCGCGCTCGCCGCGCCGCCCGCCGCCCCGGCCACCCCGGCCCCCGTGGAGCAGCAGCAGACCGAGCAGGTGCGGATCGGCGACTACCTCGGCGACTCCGCCGACCGGACCGGCTTCGGCGGTCTTGAAGCGGTCGACGAGATCTCGATGGTCGCGGTCCCCGACCTGATGGCCGCCTACCAGCGCGGCGCCATCGACCTGGAGGCCGTCAAGGCCGTCCAGCTCGGTCTGATCGCGCACTGCGAGCTGATGGGCGACCGGCTGGCCGTCATCGACCCGCCGCCCGGCCTCAACGCCCGCCAGATCCGTGTCTGGCGCCAGGAGACCGCGGGTTACGACTCCAAGTACGCGGCCCTGTACTACCCGTGGATCAAGGTCTTCGACCCGGCGGGCGGCCAGACCCGGCTGATCCCGCCGAGCGGTCACGTCTCCGGCATCTGGGCCCGCAACGACTTCGAGCGCGGTGTGCACAAGGCGCCGGCCAACGAGGTCGTACGTGGCGCGGTGGACCTGGAGATGCAGATCACCCGCGGTGAGCAGGACCTGCTCAACCCGCTCGGCATCAACTGCATCAGGGCCTTCCCCGGCCGCGGTATCCGGATCTGGGGTGCGCGCACCCTCTCCTCCGACCCGGCCTGGCGCTACCTGAACGTCCGCCGGTACTTCAACTACCTGGAGGAGTCGATCCTCACAGGTACCCAGTGGGTCGTCTTCGAGCCGAACGACCAGGCTCTCTGGGCCAGGATCCGGCGGAACATCTCCGCCTTCATGGTGACTGAGTGGCGCAACGGCGCACTCTTCGGCGCTACGCCGGAGGACGCCTACTACGTGAAGTGCGACGCCGAGACCAACCCGCCGGAGTCGGTGGACCTCGGCCGTGTCATCTGCGAGATCGGTGTCTCACCGGTCAAGCCGGCCGAGTTCGTGATCTTCAGGCTGGCCCAGTTCTCCAGCGGTGGCGGAGAGCTGGAGGAGTAG
- a CDS encoding RICIN domain-containing protein, whose translation MSIWTSLEPASTTVDPGSTATVRLRLRNTGDVVDEYRCVPVGDLAPYVTVEPPTIRLFPGTTGTVDLTFAPPRTPDAIAGPNPYGVQVIPTEHPEATTVPEGNVTITPFSEIRAELVPHTVKGRFRGRPKLAIDNLGNTKLTASVNGSENGDQLSYEILPANVQIEPGRAAFVRATLRPRQITWFGRKQDRPYRLAIQRSGTKPHDVDGLYVQRGVLPRWLATVFAIFMAIAIVFVMYWFTHKPTVATRAVAKVEQAGAIPAPTPTPSLPPPAASEPPPPSPSAPNPDAGNSGGGNGGGGGGGGGGAPKKKPDPANAKHVLIKNDGTKLCAELPGRDKGQIDGWVIENDCNPTDADNQIWDLEVRYPHGGPNNNSLFQMRNIKDRLCMDLGEMGPRPAGTGLAEFTCDGTKADNQLWWLDKQRDDHYLIRNYASNDLCLKSTQNGPDNQQGTNDDNELMIGRCDLPDAHEWSFIAIPKDS comes from the coding sequence GTGAGCATCTGGACTTCTCTGGAGCCTGCTTCCACCACGGTGGACCCGGGCAGTACGGCCACCGTGCGGCTACGGCTGCGCAACACGGGCGACGTCGTCGACGAGTACCGGTGCGTACCCGTCGGTGACCTGGCCCCGTACGTGACCGTCGAACCGCCGACCATCCGACTTTTCCCCGGCACCACCGGCACCGTGGACCTCACGTTCGCCCCGCCACGCACCCCCGACGCCATCGCCGGACCCAACCCGTACGGCGTCCAGGTCATCCCCACCGAACACCCCGAGGCGACCACCGTCCCCGAGGGCAACGTCACCATCACCCCCTTCTCCGAAATCCGCGCCGAACTCGTCCCCCACACCGTCAAGGGCCGATTCCGCGGACGCCCCAAGCTCGCGATCGACAACCTCGGCAACACCAAGCTCACCGCCTCGGTCAACGGCAGCGAGAACGGTGACCAGCTCTCGTACGAGATCCTCCCGGCCAACGTCCAGATCGAACCCGGCCGCGCCGCCTTCGTACGCGCCACCCTCCGCCCCCGCCAGATCACCTGGTTCGGCCGCAAACAGGACCGCCCCTACCGCCTCGCCATCCAGCGCTCCGGTACCAAACCCCACGACGTCGACGGCCTCTACGTCCAACGCGGCGTACTCCCCCGCTGGCTCGCCACCGTCTTCGCGATCTTCATGGCCATCGCCATCGTCTTCGTCATGTACTGGTTCACGCACAAGCCCACCGTCGCCACCCGCGCCGTGGCGAAGGTCGAGCAGGCAGGTGCCATCCCCGCCCCGACCCCCACGCCGAGTCTGCCGCCGCCCGCGGCCAGCGAGCCCCCGCCGCCCTCCCCGTCCGCTCCCAACCCGGACGCCGGCAACAGCGGCGGTGGAAACGGAGGCGGCGGAGGCGGAGGCGGAGGCGGCGCACCCAAGAAGAAGCCCGATCCGGCGAACGCCAAACACGTGCTGATCAAGAACGACGGGACAAAGCTCTGCGCCGAACTCCCCGGGCGGGACAAGGGCCAGATCGACGGCTGGGTCATCGAGAACGACTGCAACCCCACGGACGCGGACAACCAGATCTGGGACCTGGAGGTGCGCTACCCGCACGGCGGCCCGAACAACAACAGCCTCTTCCAGATGCGCAACATCAAGGACCGCCTCTGCATGGACCTGGGGGAGATGGGCCCCAGGCCGGCCGGCACCGGGCTCGCCGAGTTCACCTGCGACGGCACCAAGGCCGACAACCAGCTGTGGTGGCTCGACAAGCAGCGCGACGACCACTACTTGATCCGCAACTACGCGAGCAACGACCTCTGCCTGAAGTCGACTCAGAACGGCCCGGACAACCAGCAGGGCACCAACGACGACAACGAGCTCATGATCGGGCGGTGCGACCTCCCGGACGCCCATGAATGGTCCTTCATCGCGATCCCCAAGGACTCGTGA
- a CDS encoding ATP-binding protein produces the protein MTTDTDPGRDTGREAGLPDSTGTGTRPGADGAADALIIRLALLRERVAELVESRSATDPTAADPLRGLYLSDEAVQHLLRSDDRAGDRSGAADGSTALGTGPGPGASGGDDRLRRLTSRLGLGPLDEAILLLALAPDLDRSFEPLYGYLNDDVSRRRATVGPAIELCGLAVHDAGARARFHPSAPLLALGLVQVEEPERPFLSRSLRVPDRVTAHLLGDDTPDAALAGQVTLLAPRPVESAPPGGSLVEQLAGRLTAGRLTVYLREERNGDALSLATAALAAAGLEALHFTPGQGPPGATAATDPAAPYPAPGEQGAPGLLSDLLREARLRGCPIVVAPVPESPGPLLRALMAEGAAPTTAQGTSHSHGVSVLLAGGRPYDPDWCGRDPLVLDAPRQRSGDLDVWSAALGPADGPGSLGFELAPVVAPYRLGGDRIRRTARAALDLAAFEGVELTAAHLRLAARQQSASGLEQHARRIRPDVGWDDLVLPDRPLAQLHELALRARHRDRVLGDWRLSAGGGRGRGALALFAGESGTGKTLSAEVVAAELGLDLYVVQLSSVVDKYIGETEKNLERIFAEADRTDAVLLFDEADAVFGKRSQVTSSNDRYANLESAYLLQRLESFDGIVLLTTNLRGNIDEAFTRRLDLIIDFPFPDAAQRLALWQHSLTHVPCAEDIDPGPCAKEFELAGGSIRSAVVTAAYAAAGRNSPVTSADLLAGAQREYRKAGRLVLDEGGW, from the coding sequence GTGACGACGGACACCGATCCCGGCCGTGACACCGGGCGGGAAGCGGGGCTTCCTGATAGCACCGGCACCGGCACCCGCCCCGGTGCAGACGGGGCGGCCGACGCGCTGATCATCCGGCTGGCGCTGCTGCGGGAGCGGGTCGCGGAGCTGGTCGAGTCACGCAGCGCCACCGACCCGACCGCCGCCGATCCGCTGCGCGGGCTGTATCTCTCCGACGAGGCCGTCCAGCATCTCCTCCGGTCCGATGACAGGGCCGGTGACAGGTCCGGGGCCGCTGACGGGAGCACCGCCCTGGGCACCGGCCCGGGCCCCGGCGCGTCCGGCGGGGACGACCGGTTGCGCCGTCTCACCAGCCGGCTCGGGCTCGGCCCGCTGGACGAGGCGATCCTGCTGCTGGCCCTCGCGCCCGACCTCGACCGCAGCTTCGAGCCGTTGTACGGCTACCTCAACGACGACGTCAGCCGCCGCCGGGCGACTGTCGGGCCGGCCATCGAACTGTGCGGCCTGGCCGTGCACGACGCCGGCGCCCGTGCCCGCTTCCACCCCTCCGCGCCGCTGCTCGCCCTCGGGCTCGTTCAGGTCGAGGAGCCCGAACGCCCCTTTCTCAGCCGGTCGTTGCGGGTGCCCGACCGGGTCACCGCCCATCTGCTCGGCGACGACACCCCGGACGCCGCGCTCGCCGGACAGGTCACGCTGCTGGCGCCCCGCCCGGTGGAGTCCGCGCCGCCCGGCGGCTCTCTCGTCGAGCAGCTGGCCGGGCGGCTGACCGCCGGACGGCTGACGGTGTACCTCCGCGAGGAGCGGAACGGGGACGCCCTCTCCCTTGCCACCGCCGCGCTGGCCGCCGCGGGTCTGGAGGCCCTGCACTTCACCCCCGGACAGGGCCCTCCCGGCGCCACCGCCGCGACGGATCCGGCTGCCCCGTACCCGGCCCCGGGCGAGCAGGGCGCACCCGGGCTGCTCTCCGACCTGCTGCGCGAGGCGCGGCTGCGCGGGTGCCCCATCGTCGTGGCACCGGTACCGGAGAGCCCGGGACCACTGCTCCGGGCGCTGATGGCAGAGGGCGCAGCGCCGACCACGGCGCAGGGCACCTCGCATTCGCACGGCGTCTCCGTGCTGCTGGCCGGCGGGCGTCCGTACGATCCTGACTGGTGCGGCCGGGACCCGCTGGTCCTCGACGCCCCCCGGCAGCGCTCCGGCGATCTCGATGTCTGGTCGGCGGCCCTCGGGCCGGCGGACGGGCCGGGCTCCCTCGGCTTCGAGCTGGCGCCCGTCGTCGCCCCGTACCGGCTGGGCGGCGACCGTATCCGCCGTACCGCGCGCGCCGCGCTGGACCTCGCCGCCTTCGAAGGCGTGGAGCTGACCGCCGCGCATCTGCGGCTCGCCGCCCGGCAGCAGTCCGCGTCGGGGCTTGAGCAGCACGCCCGGCGGATCAGGCCCGACGTGGGCTGGGACGATCTGGTGCTGCCTGACCGGCCGTTGGCCCAGTTGCATGAACTGGCCCTGCGGGCCCGCCACCGCGACCGGGTGCTCGGCGACTGGCGGCTGAGTGCCGGCGGCGGGCGCGGGCGGGGTGCGCTGGCGCTGTTCGCGGGTGAGTCGGGGACCGGGAAGACGCTGTCCGCCGAGGTGGTCGCCGCCGAACTCGGCCTCGATCTCTACGTCGTTCAGCTCTCGTCGGTGGTCGACAAGTACATCGGCGAGACCGAGAAGAACCTGGAACGGATCTTCGCCGAGGCCGACCGTACGGACGCGGTGCTGCTCTTCGACGAGGCCGACGCCGTCTTCGGCAAGCGCTCACAGGTGACCAGTTCGAACGACCGCTACGCGAACCTGGAGAGCGCCTATCTGCTCCAGCGCCTGGAGTCCTTCGACGGCATCGTGCTGCTCACCACCAACCTGCGGGGCAACATCGACGAGGCGTTCACCCGGCGCCTCGACCTGATCATCGATTTCCCGTTCCCGGACGCCGCCCAGCGGCTGGCGCTGTGGCAGCACAGCCTGACGCATGTGCCGTGCGCGGAGGACATCGATCCGGGCCCGTGCGCCAAGGAGTTCGAGCTGGCGGGCGGTTCGATCCGCAGCGCCGTGGTCACCGCCGCGTATGCGGCCGCGGGCCGGAACTCCCCGGTCACATCAGCTGACCTGCTGGCGGGCGCGCAGCGCGAGTACCGCAAGGCCGGGCGGCTGGTCCTGGACGAGGGCGGCTGGTGA
- a CDS encoding DUF4255 domain-containing protein codes for MIHEVDEVLKGLLSGGALAGTGVDIAFEAPTRDWAARRNSPTIDAYLYDIREDVKRRERGAIAVKDERGVVLKRRQPPRWFRLSYLVTAWTKQPQDEHRMLSAVLATLLPREVLPPEELTGALAELGLTVPMTIAGLQTDARSFAEIWSALGGELKPSLDLVVTAPFPAFPEYEVGPPVTEGAGVRVRGTDGTLDDSQRRDHQPRHFARTGARRRPGAAGGATSTDASTGTGTGTGTSTGTGTSTGTGAQPE; via the coding sequence GTGATCCACGAGGTGGACGAGGTCCTGAAGGGGCTGCTGTCCGGCGGCGCCCTGGCGGGGACCGGAGTGGACATCGCCTTCGAGGCCCCGACCCGCGACTGGGCGGCCCGGCGCAACTCACCGACGATCGACGCCTATCTGTACGACATCCGCGAGGACGTCAAGCGGCGTGAACGCGGCGCCATCGCGGTCAAGGACGAGCGCGGTGTGGTGCTGAAGCGGCGCCAGCCGCCGCGTTGGTTCCGGCTCTCGTATCTCGTCACGGCCTGGACCAAGCAGCCCCAGGACGAGCACCGGATGCTCTCCGCCGTACTGGCCACGCTGCTGCCCCGCGAGGTGCTGCCGCCGGAGGAGCTGACAGGGGCGCTGGCCGAACTCGGGCTCACCGTGCCCATGACGATCGCCGGGCTGCAGACCGATGCGCGGTCGTTCGCCGAGATCTGGTCGGCGCTGGGCGGCGAGCTCAAGCCGTCACTGGACCTGGTCGTGACCGCGCCCTTCCCGGCGTTCCCCGAGTACGAGGTCGGGCCGCCGGTCACCGAGGGCGCCGGGGTGCGGGTACGCGGCACGGACGGCACTCTCGACGACTCGCAGCGACGGGATCACCAGCCGCGCCACTTCGCCCGGACCGGCGCGCGCCGCCGGCCGGGCGCCGCGGGCGGGGCCACCAGTACGGACGCGAGTACAGGGACGGGCACAGGCACAGGCACGAGCACCGGCACAGGTACGAGCACCGGCACGGGAGCGCAGCCCGAGTGA
- a CDS encoding helix-turn-helix transcriptional regulator, with protein MRTSLDSTGPEARIPVAIHASDPLSLAGATTQLRQQPAIELVDEASGRPGTVAVLLADALDEPTLSQLRRLVRIDGTRAVLVAGLIREAELLQVIESGVAAIVWRHEATGHRLLQAVIAASRGEGDLPSDLLGRLISQVGALQRKATSSPGAPASGLSSRELEVLQLVAEGMDTAEVARKLSYSERTVKNVMHGLTTRLHLRNRAHAVAYAFREGYI; from the coding sequence ATGCGGACGTCATTAGATTCGACGGGACCTGAAGCCAGGATCCCGGTCGCCATCCACGCGTCCGACCCGCTCTCGCTGGCAGGAGCTACCACTCAGCTGCGCCAGCAGCCGGCCATCGAGCTGGTCGACGAGGCGAGCGGGCGGCCTGGAACGGTGGCGGTCCTGCTGGCGGACGCGCTGGACGAGCCCACCCTGTCGCAGCTGCGGCGGCTGGTACGGATAGACGGCACCCGGGCCGTCCTCGTGGCGGGTCTGATCCGCGAGGCGGAACTGCTTCAGGTCATAGAGAGCGGCGTCGCGGCCATTGTCTGGCGGCATGAGGCCACCGGGCACCGGCTCCTGCAGGCTGTCATCGCTGCCTCAAGGGGCGAGGGAGACCTCCCGTCCGATCTGCTCGGGCGGTTGATATCCCAGGTCGGTGCCCTCCAGCGCAAAGCCACCAGCTCGCCCGGGGCCCCCGCTTCGGGGCTCTCCTCGCGTGAGCTGGAGGTGCTGCAACTGGTCGCCGAAGGCATGGACACGGCTGAGGTCGCCCGCAAGCTCTCGTACTCGGAACGCACCGTCAAGAACGTGATGCACGGCCTCACGACCCGGCTGCACCTGCGCAACCGGGCCCATGCCGTCGCTTATGCCTTCAGGGAGGGCTATATCTGA